Within the Methanobrevibacter ruminantium genome, the region AATTCCTTAAAATCCTGTTTTTTGCTTAAATTGTTTTTATGCTCTTCAATAAGGATATTCACTTTTGCAGTTTCTGTCTGCAATTCCAAATCTTCCTCTTTAAACTCATTTTCAATATGGCTTTCAATTTCACTCATATTGATTTTTGGCTTATTGATTTTGGTCTTATTGATCTTGATTTGATTTTCCTCTAAATCACTTAATTCCTTGTTGAATTGATTAGTGGATTGTTGATTAACCATTTTCTTAATCAATTCTATAGTTCTTTTTGTTTTCTTGATTTTAAGCTTGTAATCTTTAATCTTGTATTTATAAACTCCAAATTTTAAGGAATAATCTGTTTCAATTTCTCTGCATGTGAAATTTATCAAATTATCTTCTTCAAAGAGTTTGCTGGCTAGAATCTCTCTTAAATAGCTTATTTCATCTTTTAAACTATCAATATATTCCTCGTTTTTTGCATCATTTTGAGCTTCTGTCATTTTCAAACTCCTTGTATAATTAATTTTAATCTTTAAATTTTTTTTAAATTTTTCCAATTCTATCTATTTTAATTTATCTGCGTCTTCTTTCTTGCCTATGCAATCTTTTTGGCTGATTGGAAGGATAATCGTAATCTGAATAATATCTTGAATCTATATTCCTATGGAATTGTCTAGGATTTCTGCCATATCTTTCTCTTTGCATTCTTTTCCTGTACTTTCTTTCCTTTCTTCTTCTTATCCTTCTTTTTATTCTTCTTATTATGCTCCTCACTATCAATAGGATTAGAATTATTGCAACGATTATCATTCCTATTGGCAAGAGTTCAAATAGTAAATCTCTGTAATATTTGTAGAATGCCATTTCAGATGGGAAATTCATAGTGCTTGCACTTGTGTCATCTTCTGTAAGAAGTGCAAAATTGTAAACCAAGTCATAATAACCGATGGTTGCACCTTCATAATTAATTGAATCTGGTGCTTTTCCATGCTCATTCATATAGTCTACAACAATATCTGCCATATTATAGTAATCGTTAAATGAATATTCCCCTTTTGTAAAGCTTGAATATTTTTGTGGGTTGTCAGGTGCTCTAAATTCTCCAGGAACTTCTAAAGCATATCCTCCAATGTATGAAGCGCTCATATACAGTAATTGCTGAGTGGTGTAGGAACCGTATGATTCCTGCATATCATTTCCATGGCCATCAACAATTTTTTTGGAATCTTCTGCTAAGTATTTAGGGTCTAACTTGTGATAAACTATTAAATCTGTATCCAATTGCTTGTTTTCGTTTGTTCCAGCATAAATTGAATTAATGATTTCATTTGCGATATATTCGTTAACATTATCGCTGTCATATGCGATTATTCCTTTGTAGCAATCATCAGGATATTCTTGTGCAGGTTGAATCAAGGTTATTCCTGCATCATTCAAGAACTTTCCAGGGCTTTGCACTGATGCGAATGTATAATGTGACCAATTGTCATCATAAGACCTTCTAAGGAAATTTATGGTATTCAAGTCAAGTGTACCTGCATTTACATAAATGATCTTTTTGCTGACTTTAGTGGAATAGTCTGCAAGGTCAACTAAATTTCCTGCACAAGCGCCAGCTATTGAAACTGCCACATCACATCTGGCTGCCATTACCCTTGTCCCTTCTCCAGGATTTGAAGCTGAATCATCAACCACAACAACGATGTCTCCATTGGTTTTTGATTCAATTCTTTCTTTGATATCATTTAATCTTGCAAAATCGGCATCATGCTCATGCAAATTGTCTGAAGTTAGAAATACACTGGTTGCATCTGCACTTTCAGCAATTATCGGGCATAAAATGATTAATGATAAAAGCAATAAGGGAATAATCTTTTTCATAGTATTATCTCTTAAGAAATATGAACTTATAATAAAAATTTTTTAATTAAATTGTGTCATCGTCTTCTTCAAGAACCCATTTGATGGTATCCAATCTAATGTCATTTGTCCAAATCATAGCATGGACTTGATTTTTCATTTCTATATTTTCTTCAACGGATGCTTCTTCATACTTTTTGTTTAATTCTTCAGCCCTTCTCTCGAACCTTTCAAGAAGGTCACGATTTTGAGCTTCAGAATTGACTAAAGTGCTTGTTAACATAATGGATTGCAATTCTGATCCTGCAAGGATTACTTTAAGCTCATTTGAGAGTTCATCTTTCTCTGCTCTTAACCCTGCAATCTTATCATTCAATAATTCAATCTTTTCTCCAATTTCATCTTTTGTTTTCATTTTGTAATCTCCAATATTATTACCAATATTATAATTATCTTTTTTAATTATCTTTTTTAATTATCTTTTTTAATTATCTTTTTTAATTTTATCCAATGTATAAATTCATTATTTATTTAATGTATGAATTCATTATTTTTCCATGTCCCAATTAACTGGTTTTTTCTTTCGTCTTCCCCATTTGGTTGATTTCCACATTCCAGTGTTTCTATTTGTCATGCCTTCCCTTAAATCGATTCTTTCTTCTGGCAGGTTCTTAGGATCTATTTCCTTTTTTTCAGTTAAATTAGCTCCACATTGGCTACAGAATTTAGCATTAGGGTCAAAAAGTTTTGTTCCGCATTTCGGACAGAATTGGTTCATATTTTCACCTTCAGATTTTTAAAACATATAAATTAAATCATAATTTAATTATTATTTTTTAATTATTATTTTAATTATTTTTATAGATATCTATAATTTATTAAGACAATTATTTAAACAATTATTTATAAAAGTATTTATAAATTTTTAATCAGAAACAAGGCATGTGATAGTATGGCTGATGACATTATTGAAATTGATGATTATGAAGTAAAGGATAAGCAGATAATAGAAACAGATAATGAGGATTATAAAAGGGATTATAATCAAAGGGAATATGATGGATATGATAATCAAGGAAGCGTCAATGGGTTTTATAAGTCCATCTCATTTAGTAACACTTCTTTATTGATTATTATAATGGTTATTGTTTTATTGGTAGCTATTTTTATCATGACTTTCGATTAATTAAAAAACTATTTGCTTTCCTAACTAATTGATTTGAATGTTTGATTTAGAGATTTTACTTAAAAGATTCTCATTTGAGAAGAATAATAAAAGATTTAGAATATATAATCTCATTATCCTGATTGCAGGTTTGTCCCTTTACTTATTGAACAATCATTTTTTGCATGATATCAATTGGTTTTTCATGTTTTATTTCAATGATTTTCTAGCTATTGTTGTGTTATTAAGCTTTTTAAATCTTGTTTATCCTTATAAATTGACTAATGTCTGGCTAATAATCATCGTGACTGTCTTAGCTTCATTCGTATGGGAATATGTGGCACTGTTTATCAAAGCAGGAGCAATATTTGACTTTATTGATGTTATCTGCTATTTCGGATCAATGGTGATTTACTTAATTTTATTGTACTTTTTAGAGGGAAAAATTAATACTTCAATTTAATGACAAATTTGTAATTTTAATTCTTAGTGATATTATGGAACAAAACAATTCTAATTACTCCCCAGATTTTAGATATCTTCTTAATTTTTCTTTTTCACAAAAGAGATTAAGCTCTAAAGATGATGGTAATGATTTGGACTTTCAAGCTTTTTCAAGATCTTGCATGAGTTCAAACATCATCTCTGAGACTGCACTGGAGGAAAATTATATTTTACTGAAAAAGAAATCATTGCTCCAACGAAAATCCATGGGATCTCTAAAGATTTTTTATAGTGAAATCATTGATTTGAAACTTAATAAGTCTGACTTGTCTTCATTATATTCCTCCATAGTTATCGTTTATTCTAAAAATGGCTATACTAAACATTTAGTCTCATTAAGCAGTTCTGATGGATTTGCAGTCAGATGGTTTTATGATGAATTGGTTGTAAGGTATTCCATGATCAAGTCCAATCTAAACAAATCAGATTTTCTCAAATCCAATGAAGAGGATTATTTGGATGGAAAAGGTAATGATTCCAATGATTCACAGAAATTTGATGATTTCATGAATCAAATGAATGCTGAGATTTCAGAAAAAAGAAAAAGAGAGATTTCAAAGCAAGTGAAATTTGATAGATGTTCTAGTGAGGAACGCTGATTTCTAATAAAGTTTAATTCAAAATTTATTCAAAGTTTAACTCAAAATTTATCAAAACTTAATTTAGAATTTACTCAAGGCTTAACTCAAATTTTTGTTTTTTATTTTTTATTTTTTCATTAATTCTTGTTCAATTTTTATTAATAATCACTTATTTTTTATTAACAATTTAACTGTTTTTAACCTATTTTTCTAAAATTTATTTTTTCAATAGATAACTTAAAATATTTTGTATAATAGATATTATATTATAATGTAATGTTTAGTAAAAATTTAATAAAATTCTATGGATTTTTCATAATATTTTTTTATAAAAATCTGATTTATAGAATAGTTTAAATTAAATAAATTACATAAATAATTAAGGTAAATTAATTTAGCAAAAAGTATCATTTTTTATGGAAAATACTTTAGATTGCTATTTAATTTGATGATTATTTTAGATTAAATACAATGAATAAAATGGTGAAAATATGGGAAATGAAGCAAAATTAGCTTTAGAAGATGGAACTGTTCTAAAAGGTGAAGCCTTTGGTTATGAAACAGTAACTGTAGGTGAGCTTGCTTTCTCAACCGGTATGTCTGGTTATACCGAAGCGCTTACTGATCCGTCATTCAAAGGACAGATATTGATGTCAACTTATCCTTTGGAAGGTAACTACGGAGTCAGTGAAGAATGGTATCAATCCGATAAGGTACAGGTTGAAGGTTTTGTAGTGAGAGAAGCTTGTAAGAAATTATCCAATTTTGGTACTAAGAAGACTTTAGATGACTTCTTGAAAGAGTTCAAGGTACCTGGAATTGAAGATATCGACACAAGAGACTTAACTTTGAAGATTCGTGAAAAAGGTTCTCTTAAAGCAGCACTCGCTACTGAAGAGATTGATGATGATGAGCTTGTAGCTCGTGCTCAAGAGCATAAAAGCATCATTGATTTAGACTTGGTTCCTTTAGTGTCAACTCCTGAAATAAAGACTTTTGGTGACTTTGATAAAACTGTAGCTATTCTTGATTGTGGTGTTAAAAAGAACATTATTAACTGTTTCTTGGAAAATGATATTGGTGTTGCTTTATTCCCTTACGATACTGATTATCAAACCATTTTGGATTATGGTGTAAATGGACTTATGGTATCTCCAGGTCCTGGAAACCCAGAAAGATTAACTGACACAATTGCAAATGTGGAAAAATTAATTAACAAGTTCCCTGTATTTGGTATTTGTATGGGTCAGCATGTAATTGCAAAGACATTTGGCGCTACTACCTATAAAATGAAATTTGGTCACAGGGGAGCAAATCAACCAGTAAAAGACTTGCAAACTGGAAAAGTTTTCATTACTTCTCAAAATCATGGATTCGCTATAACTCCAGATTCATTGAAGGGAACTGATTTGGAATTAACCCAAATCAACTTAAATGATGGTACTCCAGAAGGATTCTCGCATAAGGAATTGCCTTTAAGGACTATCCAATACCACCCAGAATCTGGCCCAGGTCCAAATGATACAAAAGTCTTGTTTGAAGAATTTGGAAATATGATTAAGGAGTATTAGGATTAGAATTTCATTGTATTTAATTGATTATATTAATTGATTATTGAATTATTAAAATTTTAAAAATTATAAAATTATTACTTTAATGTGGATTGAGAGAGGATAATATGCCTGTTGATGAGGATATTAAAAAAGTGCTTATAATTGGTTCTGGACCTATTCAGATTGGTCAGGCTGCGGAGTTTGACTACTCTGGTTCTCAAGCTTGTAAATCACTTAGAGAAGAGGGATTGGAAACTGTTCTTGTAAACAGTAATCCTGCTACCATCCAAACCGATATGGATATGGCAGATACCGTTTATACCGAACCGTTGACTCCAGAACTTGTTGCTCAGATTATTGAAAAAGAGAATATTGATGCTATTTTGCCTACTATGGGAGGGCAAACCGGTTTAAACATTGCAACTGAACTTGGAGAATTAGGTCTTTTGGAAGGCATTAAGGTTATTGGTTCTGATGTTCAAACAATTGCAGATGTGGAAGACAGAGACTTGTTCGCTAACTTTATGGATAGGTTGGATGAACCTATTCCTAAATGTCATGCTGTTGAATCTGTTGAAGAGGCTTTAGAGGCTGTTGAGGAAATTGGTTATCCTGTAATTGTACGTCCCGCATTCACCTTAGGTGGTACTGGTGGTGGAGTGGCTCATAATAAGGAAGAGCTTATTGAAGTTACCACTCATGGTCTTGACATGAGTTACATTAACCAAGTTTTAATCGATGAATCTGTTCTCGGATGGAAAGAAATCGAATTTGAGGTAATGAGAGATAAGAACGATACCTGTATCATTGTATGTAACATGGAAAATGTGGACCCAATGGGTATCCAT harbors:
- a CDS encoding adhesin gives rise to the protein MKKIIPLLLLSLIILCPIIAESADATSVFLTSDNLHEHDADFARLNDIKERIESKTNGDIVVVVDDSASNPGEGTRVMAARCDVAVSIAGACAGNLVDLADYSTKVSKKIIYVNAGTLDLNTINFLRRSYDDNWSHYTFASVQSPGKFLNDAGITLIQPAQEYPDDCYKGIIAYDSDNVNEYIANEIINSIYAGTNENKQLDTDLIVYHKLDPKYLAEDSKKIVDGHGNDMQESYGSYTTQQLLYMSASYIGGYALEVPGEFRAPDNPQKYSSFTKGEYSFNDYYNMADIVVDYMNEHGKAPDSINYEGATIGYYDLVYNFALLTEDDTSASTMNFPSEMAFYKYYRDLLFELLPIGMIIVAIILILLIVRSIIRRIKRRIRRRKERKYRKRMQRERYGRNPRQFHRNIDSRYYSDYDYPSNQPKRLHRQERRRR
- a CDS encoding zinc-ribbon domain-containing protein, producing MNQFCPKCGTKLFDPNAKFCSQCGANLTEKKEIDPKNLPEERIDLREGMTNRNTGMWKSTKWGRRKKKPVNWDMEK
- the carA gene encoding glutamine-hydrolyzing carbamoyl-phosphate synthase small subunit; translation: MGNEAKLALEDGTVLKGEAFGYETVTVGELAFSTGMSGYTEALTDPSFKGQILMSTYPLEGNYGVSEEWYQSDKVQVEGFVVREACKKLSNFGTKKTLDDFLKEFKVPGIEDIDTRDLTLKIREKGSLKAALATEEIDDDELVARAQEHKSIIDLDLVPLVSTPEIKTFGDFDKTVAILDCGVKKNIINCFLENDIGVALFPYDTDYQTILDYGVNGLMVSPGPGNPERLTDTIANVEKLINKFPVFGICMGQHVIAKTFGATTYKMKFGHRGANQPVKDLQTGKVFITSQNHGFAITPDSLKGTDLELTQINLNDGTPEGFSHKELPLRTIQYHPESGPGPNDTKVLFEEFGNMIKEY
- a CDS encoding ATP-binding protein, translating into MPVDEDIKKVLIIGSGPIQIGQAAEFDYSGSQACKSLREEGLETVLVNSNPATIQTDMDMADTVYTEPLTPELVAQIIEKENIDAILPTMGGQTGLNIATELGELGLLEGIKVIGSDVQTIADVEDRDLFANFMDRLDEPIPKCHAVESVEEALEAVEEIGYPVIVRPAFTLGGTGGGVAHNKEELIEVTTHGLDMSYINQVLIDESVLGWKEIEFEVMRDKNDTCIIVCNMENVDPMGIHTGDSIVVAPIQNLNDEVCQNLRDASIKIIRNLGINGGCNIQFALNPETNEYKIIEVNPRVSRSSALASKATGYPIAKIS